One region of Gossypium raimondii isolate GPD5lz chromosome 6, ASM2569854v1, whole genome shotgun sequence genomic DNA includes:
- the LOC105772115 gene encoding uncharacterized protein LOC105772115 codes for MQQIKDSWQDFGYESNEEETLSLCDLAMNGDDHSNQFWNDDEYLRNQQSNNNGDLFEFFSDDFPAPATIFPENSNNVIFCGKVMSYREDQPNVGNKSQRLKCKIKQENNEKKKDFGCLFPWKISSRRPFNKSRTFPSSKSTKESRIRKGFFNKSCSMPASVSKNKFGVENERSNDEKFNFSLKKESMLATPVKSRWYLFAFGVGRFPMEIELKDMKMRQSRKYKSMKVQSPVSSRDCGRRSERRSGKGLWRLLKVLGWK; via the coding sequence ATGCAACAAATCAAAGATTCATGGCAGGATTTTGGATATGAATCTAATGAAGAGGAAACACTTTCTCTTTGTGATCTTGCAATGAACGGTGATGATCATTCGAATCAGTTCTGGAACGATGATGAATATTTGAGGAATCAGCAAAGCAATAATAATGGTGATTTGTTCGAGTTCTTCAGTGATGATTTTCCCGCTCCTGCTACGATTTTCCCGGAAAATAGCAACAACGTAATCTTTTGTGGGAAAGTTATGTCGTACAGAGAAGACCAACCCAACGTTGGCAACAAATCCCAGAGGCTGAAATGCAAAATCAAGCAAGAAAACAACGAGAAAAAGAAGGATTTCGGCTGTTTGTTTCCCTGGAAAATTTCATCACGGCGTCCATTCAACAAGTCGAGGACTTTTCCTTCATCAAAATCAACAAAGGAATCACGGATCAGGAAGGGTTTTTTCAACAAGTCATGTTCAATGCCGGCATCAGTTTCGAAGAACAAATTTGGGGTTGAAAATGAGAGATCCAACGATGAAAAGTTCAATTTTTCGTTGAAAAAAGAATCAATGTTGGCAACCCCAGTTAAATCTAGGTGGTATTTGTTTGCATTTGGAGTTGGAAGGTTCCCAATGGAGATTGAACTTAAGGATATGAAGATGAGACAGAGTAGAAAATATAAGTCAATGAAGGTTCAATCACCGGTCAGCAGCCGTGACTGCGGCCGCCGATCAGAAAGAAGATCCGGCAAGGGTTTGTGGAGGTTGCTTAAGGTTTTAGGGtggaaataa
- the LOC105772841 gene encoding calcium-dependent mitochondrial ATP-magnesium/phosphate carrier protein 2, with translation MSKSDPNKSNLNWIWFVKEAFSPIELGIKKAAKDLESCWGVSNGKRKKIELIAPLNGSDSDWNGTVQIFGVKNRIGVNNRSSRVGSEERMKGLSIKVPMDVFIGMFLPENELNDKKVKAVRKGLKGKDVDTVEGTCMNPLLFAANWSVFVNRFVQAIPSSFESGKEWIRKMDENKGRLSSCIHDMESKAPFEFKPRESRAQVFTRNEGLEHNHGQKDVSFECFIGFAFDQLTQNLQKLDYLKAVASILDGRKVDVNGFLGNLKFARVGGVPSGIAGVASSVNAEGEDGVSIGSSEETGGNSSQKLADQMLSVPLSNVERLRTTLPAVTLTELTELLPPLSQSSLDHPDKKKLFSVQEFFRYTEFEGRRFFEELDRDGDGQVTLEDLEVAMRKRKLPLTYSREFMRRARRNPFSKSFGWKQFLSLMERKEPTILRAYTSLCLSESGTLHKSEILVSLKNAGLPANEHNAVAMMQCLNMDTEESVSYGHFRNFMLLLPSDRLLQDDPRNIWFKAATAVAVAPAAEIQRESVLKSAFAGGLSCAFSSAVMHPVDTVKTQVQASTTLTFPEIMSKIPQIGLRGLYKGSIPAILGQFSSHGLRTGICEVSKLVLINVAPNLPDIQVESMASFFSTVLGTVARLPCEVLKQRLQAGLYDNVGEALIGTWQQDGLKGFFRGTGATLCRELPFYVAGMGLYTESKKFVQRLIRRELEPWETVVVGAISGGLASVTTTPFDVIKTRMVTTSGARNVSMSAVAFSILRHEGPLALFKGAIPRFFWIAPLGAMNFAGYELLRKAMDGNKDVARDQVSEEKSVSSR, from the exons ATGTCGAAAAGTGATCCGAACAAATCGAATCTGAATTGGATTTGGTTCGTAAAAGAAGCATTTTCACCTATTGAATTAGGTATTAAGAAGGCTGCGAAAGATCTTGAAAGTTGTTGGGGAGTTTCTaatggtaaaagaaaaaaaatcgaattgaTTGCCCCATTGAACGGTAGTGATAGTGATTGGAATGGTACGGTTCAAATCTTCGGTGTGAAGAACAGGATCGGTGTTAACAATCGGTCGAGTCGTGTTGGTAGTGAAGAGAGAATGAAAGGGTTGTCTATAAAGGTTCCGATGGATGTTTTTATCGGCATGTTTTTGCCGGAAAATGAGCTGAATGATAAAAAGGTCAAGGCAGTTAGAAAAGGATTGAAAGGAAAAGATGTTGATACGGTTGAAGGGACTTGTATGAATCCGTTGCTGTTTGCAGCAAATTGGTCAGTGTTTGTTAACAGATTTGTCCAGGCTATACCGAGCTCGTTTGAATCCGGGAAGGAATGGATTCGGAAAATGGACGAAAATAAAGGGCGTCTAAGCTCATGTATTCATGACATGGAATCAAAGGCACCATTTGAGTTTAAGCCTAGAGAGTCAAGGGCTCAGGTTTTCACAAGGAATGAGGGTTTGGAACATAATCATGGTCAGAAAGATGTATCATTTGAATGCTTTATAGGGTTTGCATTTGATCAGTTGACCCAAAATCTTCAAAAGCTTGATTATTTAAAAGCTGTTGCAAGTATTTTGGATGGTCGAAAAGTCGATGTAAATGGATTTTTAGGAAATTTAAAGTTTGCTAGGGTGGGAGGTGTTCCATCTGGTATTGCCGGTGTTGCTTCTTCTGTGAATGCGGAGGGTGAGGATGGTGTTAGTATAGGCAGTAGTGAAGAAACTGGTGGTAATTCGTCACAAAAACTGGCCGATCAGATGCTTAGTGTTCCTCTATCGAATGTGGAGCGTTTGAGAACGACTTTACCGGCAGTCACACTTACGGAATTGACTGAGCTACTACCACCATTGAGCCAATCTTCGCTAGACCATCCGGACAAGAAGAAGTTATTTTCTGTCCAGGAGTTCTTCAGATATACCGAGTTTGAAG GGAGGAGGTTCTTTGAAGAACTGGATAGAGATGGTGATGGCCAAGTAACATTAGAAGATCTCGAAGTTGctatgagaaaaagaaaattaccacTGAcgtattctcgggaattcatgCGCCGGGCTAGAAGAAATCCATTTTCGAAATCCTTTGGCTGGAAGCAGTTTTTGTCCTTGATGGAACGGAAAGAGCCAACCATTCTTCGAGCTTATACTTCTCTTTGTTTAAGTGAGTCCGGGACTCTCCACAAGAGTGAAATATTGGTATCACTTAAAAATGCCGGACTTCCAGCAAACGAACACAATGCTGTTGCTATGATGCAATGTTTGAACATGGACACTGAAGAATCTGTTTCCTATGGACACTTCCGCAATTTTATGCTTCTGTTGCCTTCTGACCGACTACTTCAAGATGATCCTCG GAATATCTGGTTCAAAGCTGCAACTGCCGTTGCTGTTGCACCAGCTGCAGAAATACAGCGTGAAAGTGTTCTTAAATCTGCTTTTGCTGGGGGTCTGTCATGTGCATTCTCCTCGGCCGTAATGCATCCTGTTGATACTGTAAAG ACTCAGGTGCAAGCATCAACCACCCTGACATTCCCAGAAATTATGTCAAAGATTCCGCAAATCGGATTACGAGGGTTATATAAGGGTTCCATCCCTGCAATTCTTGGACAGTTTTCAAg CCATGGATTGCGGACAGGTATATGTGAAGTAAGCAAGCTTGTATTGATCAATGTTGCTCCGAACCTCCCTGACATCCAG GTTGAATCCATGGCATCATTCTTCAGTACGGTTCTAGGAACAGTGGCTCGTTTACCTTGTGAGGTACTGAAGCAGCGTTTGCAGGCTGGCCTTTATGACAATGTCGGAGAAGCTCTTATCGGTACTTGGCAGCAGGATGGTCTGAAGGGCTTTTTCCGTGGGACCGGGGCCACACTTTGTCGTGAGTTGCCATTCTATGTTGCAGGGATGGGCCTATACACTGAATCCAAAAAG tttGTCCAACGACTTATAAGACGGGAACTGGAACCATGGGAAACAGTTGTTGTCGGAGCTATATCCGGAGGGTTAGCTTCTGTTACTACTACACCATTCGATGTCATTAAAACTAGAATGGTGACTACATCCGGGGCTCGAAACGTATCGATGTCAGCAGTAGCCTTTTCTATACTCCGTCACGAGGGACCCCTCGCCCTGTTCAAAGGAGCCATACCGAGGTTTTTCTGGATTGCTCCCTTAGGTGCCATGAACTTTGCCGGCTACGAGTTGTTGAGGAAGGCCATGGATGGAAACAAAGATGTTGCTAGGGATCAAGTCTCCGAAGAGAAATCGGTTAGTTCCAGGTAA
- the LOC105772289 gene encoding protein IQ-DOMAIN 2: MGKKGSWFTAVKKVLSLEPNKDEKIQKSKKNGVKLPEKIKGSKRDNWFAPATTMVTGALVRLTLSPHYLGKSMEEIATVKIQTVFRGYLARKALRDLRGLERLKSLIQGQSVKRQATITLRCMRTLARVQSQTRTRQLRVSEQNRALQKHLQTKYEKQLQNSKSYMGEDWNVSTKSKEQMQAKQQYRQVAALRRERALAYSFTHQRSWKVTCRSMNHTSMDPFNPKWSWSWLERWMSTRPWEIQNAPDNNDHSPSKSVGAEITKAKFQSDVNNDHNKQSSTPAKPIRPPNRRSSSTPPSKMHSISSKKGLQSPSPTRIQLPDRYKRHSIGGLSLERDDEVFANSPPSNKIPARSSSKDRSRPPSINRNPVNTRRHSGPPKVDIFPN; encoded by the exons ATGGGCAAAAAAGGAAGCTGGTTTACTGCTGTGAAGAAAGTTCTAAGCCTTGAACCCAACAAAGATGAG AAGATTCAAAAATCCAAGAAAAATGGGGTTAAATTACCTGAGAAGATCAAAGGAAGCAAACGTGACAACTGGTTCGCTCCGGCCACCACCATGGTGACCGGCGCGTTGGTTCGCCTTACTTTGTCGCCACACTACTTGGGAAAATCAATGGAGGAAATAGCTACTGTTAAGATTCAAACTGTTTTTCGAGGATACTTG GCGAGGAAGGCATTGCGAGATTTGAGAGGGTTAGAGAGGTTGAAATCATTGATACAAGGGCAATCCGTGAAACGACAAGCCACTATTACGTTACGATGCATGCGGACACTTGCTCGAGTGCAGTCCCAAACTCGGACAAGGCAACTCAGGGTGTCTGAGCAAAACCGAGCACTTCAAAAGCATCTTCAAACTAAATACGAAAAACAGTTGCAAAATTCCAAATCTTAC ATGGGAGAAGATTGGAATGTAAGTACTAAGTCTAAAGAGCAAATGCAAGCAAAACAACAATATAGACAAGTAGCAGCCTTGCGAAGGGAGAGAGCTTTAGCTTACTCATTTACTCATCag CGATCGTGGAAGGTCACTTGTAGATCGATGAATCACACATCTATGGATCCATTTAATCCTAAATGGAGTTGGAGTTGGTTAGAGCGATGGATGTCAACTCGACCATGGGAGATTCAAAATGCACCGGATAACAATGACCATAGCCCAAGTAAGAGTGTTGGTGCTGAGATAACCAAAGCTAAGTTTCAAAGTGATGTTAACAATGATCACAATAAACAATCTTCAACACCGGCAAAACCGATTCGACCTCCGAACCGTAGGTCCTCTTCGACTCCACCATCTAAAATGCATTCTATTTCTAGCAAGAAGGGATTGCAAAGCCCTAGTCCGACAAGGATTCAGTTGCCTGATCGTTACAAGAGGCATAGCATCGGAGGCTTATCATTGGAGAGAGACGATGAGGTCTTTGCAAACTCACCACCTAGTAATAAAATACCGGCACGTTCATCATCAAAGGACCGGTCTCGACCGCCGAGCATTAATAGAAATCCGGTTAATACTAGGAGACATTCTGGTCCTCCGAAAGTtgatatttttcccaattaa